The following coding sequences lie in one Deinococcus aerolatus genomic window:
- the rho gene encoding transcription termination factor Rho has product MTDFSGASPFTAALPYQELQQKILPELHLIAAGYGIDNYRKLKKDALALAIMEHQADAEGQLLARGYLEISADGYGFLQSDLLDPNSRTVLVTAGLIKANHLRTGDDVIGRARRPRENERFGSLVQVEAVNGLDPESARRRPRFDDLTPTFPEAQLVLEDPGNPDGLSLRVVDLLVPIGRGQRALIVAPPKAGKTTLLKQIANSIVKNYPDVTVMVLLVDERPEEVTDFRESVQGAQVVASTFDEPPQHHVRVAEFVHERARRIVEDGGHVVILLDSITRLARANNLVTPPTGRTLSGGLDSNALHWPKRFLGAARNIREGGSLTILATALVETGSRMDDVIFEEFKGTGNAELVLSRRLEERRIFPALDILKSGTRREELLLQPEVLKKMWLLRKVISDMDPADAMEMLLSRMGKTRNNVEFLQNLAGG; this is encoded by the coding sequence GTGACCGATTTCAGCGGAGCCTCGCCCTTTACGGCTGCCCTGCCGTATCAGGAACTGCAGCAGAAGATCCTGCCCGAGCTGCACCTGATCGCCGCCGGGTACGGCATCGACAACTACCGCAAGCTGAAGAAGGACGCGCTGGCGCTGGCGATCATGGAGCACCAGGCCGACGCTGAGGGGCAGCTGCTGGCACGCGGTTACCTGGAAATCAGCGCCGACGGCTACGGCTTCCTGCAGTCGGACCTGCTGGACCCCAACAGCCGCACGGTGCTGGTCACGGCCGGGCTGATCAAGGCCAACCATCTGCGAACCGGCGACGACGTGATCGGCCGCGCTCGCCGCCCGCGCGAGAACGAACGCTTCGGCTCCCTGGTGCAGGTGGAGGCGGTCAACGGTCTGGACCCTGAGTCGGCCCGCCGCCGCCCGCGTTTCGATGACCTGACCCCCACCTTTCCCGAAGCGCAGCTGGTGCTGGAAGACCCCGGCAACCCCGACGGCCTGAGCCTGCGCGTTGTGGATCTGCTGGTGCCCATCGGGCGCGGACAGCGGGCACTCATCGTCGCGCCGCCCAAGGCCGGCAAGACGACTCTGCTGAAGCAGATCGCCAACTCCATTGTCAAGAACTACCCCGACGTGACCGTGATGGTGCTGCTGGTCGACGAGCGTCCGGAAGAGGTCACCGATTTCCGCGAGAGCGTGCAGGGCGCGCAGGTGGTGGCCTCCACCTTCGACGAGCCGCCACAGCACCACGTCCGGGTGGCTGAATTTGTCCACGAACGCGCCCGGCGCATCGTGGAGGACGGCGGGCATGTGGTGATTCTGCTGGACAGCATCACCCGTCTGGCCCGCGCCAACAACCTGGTCACGCCGCCCACCGGCCGCACGCTGTCGGGCGGTCTGGACAGCAACGCGCTGCACTGGCCCAAGAGATTCCTGGGCGCGGCCCGCAACATTCGCGAGGGCGGCAGCCTGACCATCCTGGCCACCGCGCTGGTGGAAACCGGCAGCCGCATGGACGACGTGATCTTCGAGGAATTCAAGGGCACCGGCAACGCCGAACTCGTCCTGTCGCGCCGGCTGGAAGAGCGCCGCATCTTCCCTGCGCTGGACATTCTCAAGTCTGGCACCCGTCGCGAGGAGCTGCTGCTGCAGCCGGAGGTCCTGAAGAAGATGTGGCTGCTGCGCAAGGTCATCAGCGACATGGACCCGGCCGACGCGATGGAAATGCTGCTCTCGCGCATGGGCAAGACCCGCAACAATGTGGAGTTCCTGCAAAATCTGGCGGGCGGCTGA
- a CDS encoding DHCW motif cupin fold protein, translating to MQMQDIPFGVTDWSAVPATTHPGVSGVAHWRTQTFGGIRVRMVEYSPGYLADHWCRKGHILLVLDGQLNTELEDGRTFTLTPGQSYQVADQAEAHRSSTADGASLFIVD from the coding sequence ATGCAGATGCAGGACATTCCGTTTGGCGTCACCGACTGGTCTGCGGTGCCGGCCACCACGCATCCGGGCGTGAGTGGCGTGGCCCACTGGCGCACGCAGACGTTCGGCGGCATCCGCGTCCGCATGGTGGAGTATTCCCCCGGCTATCTGGCGGACCACTGGTGCCGCAAGGGCCACATCCTGCTGGTGCTGGACGGTCAGCTGAACACTGAACTGGAAGACGGCCGCACCTTCACCCTCACGCCCGGCCAGAGCTATCAGGTGGCCGATCAGGCCGAAGCGCACCGCTCCAGCACAGCAGATGGAGCCAGCCTGTTTATCGTCGACTAG
- a CDS encoding M23 family metallopeptidase has product MAHASAALPERLAALFPTPVALFEAEPDVVLQRAPGGLSVQIITAGQITPKVLARRYGVTTGAVRTLKSASDWRLSEIRLPGRAAVRAPARPSSVHSYAARPGDTLSAVATRHGLSMVDLLGVNLDRQSLDTLRAGETLNIPTRERGLLVRIKPGQSALSLIAGYGADLVATAHANDVLPTELQVGDELLLPGVRAEGFRLQLLAAREAERQAQLAYEKQQRYEAYLTWKKDRDRQRLQEKYARQQKYEAYLAWKDSPERRRQQAAYERQAQYEAAQAAARQRAATAAVRPQANLPATVQTASTGRVGGLAWPLRSFTLTSRFGERDIAFHREVFHGGIDLAAPFGTPIYAASGGTVSASGYGAFGLNVLTVSGNSTVIYGHMSRTAVVAGQTVQPGQLLGYIGCTGICTGPHLHFEVRLGGQAIDPFAMLP; this is encoded by the coding sequence GTGGCCCACGCTTCCGCCGCGCTGCCTGAACGGCTGGCCGCGCTTTTCCCCACGCCTGTCGCTCTGTTCGAGGCCGAACCCGATGTGGTGCTGCAAAGGGCACCGGGCGGGCTGTCGGTCCAGATCATCACGGCGGGCCAGATCACACCCAAGGTGCTGGCCCGGCGTTACGGCGTGACGACAGGAGCGGTGCGGACGCTGAAATCGGCGTCCGACTGGCGGCTCAGCGAGATCCGGCTGCCGGGCCGCGCAGCGGTGCGTGCCCCGGCCCGGCCCTCCTCGGTCCACAGCTACGCGGCCCGGCCCGGCGACACGCTGAGCGCGGTGGCGACGCGCCACGGCCTGAGCATGGTGGACCTGCTGGGGGTTAATCTGGACCGCCAGAGTCTGGACACCCTGCGGGCCGGCGAAACGCTCAACATCCCCACCCGCGAGCGTGGCCTGCTGGTCCGCATCAAGCCCGGCCAGTCGGCCCTGTCGCTGATCGCCGGGTATGGCGCGGATCTGGTGGCCACCGCCCACGCCAATGACGTGCTGCCCACCGAACTGCAGGTGGGCGACGAACTGTTGCTGCCGGGCGTACGCGCCGAGGGCTTCCGCCTGCAGCTGCTGGCCGCCCGCGAGGCCGAGCGGCAGGCGCAGCTGGCCTACGAAAAGCAGCAGCGGTACGAGGCGTATCTGACCTGGAAGAAGGACCGCGATCGCCAGCGCTTGCAGGAAAAGTACGCCCGTCAGCAAAAGTACGAGGCCTACCTGGCCTGGAAGGACAGTCCGGAGCGCCGCAGGCAGCAGGCGGCCTACGAGCGTCAGGCCCAGTACGAGGCCGCTCAGGCCGCAGCGCGGCAGCGGGCCGCCACTGCCGCAGTGAGGCCGCAGGCCAACCTTCCCGCCACCGTGCAGACGGCCAGCACCGGGCGGGTGGGCGGTCTGGCGTGGCCGCTGCGCTCCTTTACCCTGACCAGCCGCTTTGGTGAGCGCGACATTGCGTTTCACCGGGAGGTGTTTCACGGCGGCATCGATCTGGCCGCGCCCTTCGGCACACCGATCTACGCGGCCAGCGGGGGCACGGTCTCGGCCAGCGGTTATGGGGCCTTTGGCCTGAACGTCTTGACCGTCAGCGGCAACAGCACCGTGATCTACGGCCATATGAGCCGCACGGCGGTGGTGGCCGGGCAGACCGTGCAGCCGGGCCAGCTCCTGGGCTACATCGGCTGCACCGGCATCTGCACCGGGCCGCACCTGCATTTCGAGGTCCGGCTGGGCGGACAGGCCATCGACCCGTTTGCCATGCTGCCGTGA